In Gossypium raimondii isolate GPD5lz chromosome 12, ASM2569854v1, whole genome shotgun sequence, a single window of DNA contains:
- the LOC105763392 gene encoding uncharacterized protein LOC105763392 has translation MVGQWTATKPSRSDEVLDSDQQQRITNQVRAQFYSMVPKRPTKPNRSEPDLTSSNPPSDVDQNIPELDKLRSLQSQSQVKISEGGATVEQEEFVETQYYREMNSIDKQHHTTGSGFIRVMKEGGEGNGYDIQLESGQDAISKPIFKSNPATNDWIPTLEDDQVFVSSKPNRSEGC, from the exons ATGGTGGGTCAATGGACGGCGACTAAACCAAGCCGGAGCGATGAAGTTTTGGACTCGGATCAACAGCAACGAATCACCAATCAGGTCAGAGCTCAGTTCTATTCGATGGTCCCAAAACGACCCACCAAACCCAACCGGAGTGAACCGGATTTGACATCCTCCAATCCCCCTTCAGATGTGGACCAAAACATACCCGAGCTTGACAAGTTACGGTCCCTTCAATCTCAATCTCAG GTGAAGATCTCAGAGGGGGGAGCTACAGTGGAACAAGAGGAGTTTGTGGAGACACAGTATTACAGGGAGATGAATTCCATTGACAAACAGCATCACACG ACAGGAAGTGGGTTCATAAGAGTGATGAAAGAAGGAGGTGAAGGAAATGGATATGATATTCAACTGGAAAGTGGGCAGGATGCAATCAGCAAGCCTATCTTCAAAAGCAACCCAGCAACTAATGACTGGATTCCGACCCTGGAAGATGATCAG GTCTTTGTTTCATCCAAACCTAATCGAAGTGAGGGATGTTAG